A genomic window from Microvirga sp. TS319 includes:
- a CDS encoding TRAP transporter small permease, with translation MIRLVLNKLYLFSGYIAAVFLVGIAIAIMTQIIGRMKGVTVDATEAAGLCLAAATFFGLAHTFGHGGHVRITVVIERLTGGTRRAVEIFNCLIASLAVCYLSWNVILLAVQSYEFHDVSPGLLAMPFWIPQAGMAFGVTMFAVALLDELFWVIGGRKPRYDHVDDPAQDDRPVA, from the coding sequence ATGATCAGGCTCGTCCTGAACAAGCTCTATCTTTTCAGCGGTTACATCGCAGCGGTGTTTCTGGTTGGAATCGCGATCGCCATCATGACCCAGATCATCGGGCGCATGAAAGGCGTCACCGTCGATGCGACGGAGGCGGCGGGACTTTGCCTCGCCGCCGCCACTTTCTTCGGTCTTGCCCATACCTTCGGCCATGGGGGACACGTGCGCATCACGGTCGTCATCGAGCGCCTGACCGGCGGTACCAGGCGCGCCGTCGAGATCTTCAACTGCCTGATCGCATCCTTGGCCGTGTGCTACCTGTCATGGAACGTCATCCTGCTCGCCGTGCAGTCATACGAGTTTCATGACGTGAGTCCCGGGCTCCTGGCGATGCCGTTTTGGATTCCCCAGGCAGGCATGGCATTCGGCGTGACCATGTTCGCGGTCGCGCTTCTCGACGAGCTGTTCTGGGTCATCGGTGGGCGAAAGCCTCGATACGACCATGTCGACGATCCGGCGCAAGACGACAGGCCCGTGGCTTAG
- a CDS encoding TRAP transporter substrate-binding protein: MSFKAYLAAAALSAAGLVTTTASYAQTVWTMASGYPESSFFTKNVREFIKEVETKSSGKLKIDLRPHDSLIKLDAIKRAVQSGQVQIGEIRMGVYGNEAAMYNLDNIPGVVPTFDKSYKLMEFQKPFYDKLFGKNGMRVITYVAWPGQGFFTKEPVTSLADLKGQKLRIYSKQTQIMGEKLGLESLILPFAEVPQAFATGMIHALWTSAQSGTDVQIWDYVKNFTYTGTMHNKNAIIVNERAMRALDPELQKIVMDAGAAATDRGWQMAKEASAEREQVLRDHGVTIAQAPKDVLDKIDEIGKEMVQDWLKEANAEERAVYEQYQAALK, encoded by the coding sequence ATGTCATTCAAAGCCTATCTTGCCGCAGCGGCTCTTTCGGCAGCCGGTCTCGTCACAACAACCGCATCCTATGCCCAGACCGTCTGGACGATGGCTTCGGGATATCCGGAAAGCAGTTTCTTCACCAAGAACGTTCGGGAGTTCATCAAGGAGGTCGAGACCAAAAGCAGCGGAAAGCTGAAGATCGATCTGCGCCCGCATGACAGCCTGATCAAGCTCGATGCGATCAAGCGGGCGGTGCAGTCGGGACAGGTGCAGATCGGCGAGATCCGCATGGGCGTCTACGGCAATGAAGCCGCGATGTACAATCTCGACAACATTCCCGGCGTCGTGCCTACGTTCGACAAGTCGTACAAGCTGATGGAGTTTCAGAAGCCGTTCTACGACAAGCTCTTCGGCAAGAACGGCATGCGGGTCATCACCTATGTCGCCTGGCCCGGACAGGGATTCTTCACGAAGGAGCCCGTGACCTCGCTCGCCGACCTCAAGGGCCAGAAGCTGCGCATCTATTCCAAGCAGACCCAGATCATGGGCGAAAAGCTCGGACTGGAATCCTTGATCCTGCCGTTCGCTGAAGTGCCGCAGGCCTTCGCGACGGGCATGATCCATGCGCTGTGGACGAGCGCCCAGAGCGGAACCGACGTTCAGATTTGGGACTACGTGAAGAACTTCACCTATACCGGCACGATGCACAACAAGAACGCGATCATCGTCAACGAACGGGCCATGCGGGCACTTGATCCGGAGCTGCAGAAGATCGTCATGGATGCCGGTGCTGCAGCGACGGATCGCGGCTGGCAGATGGCCAAGGAAGCCAGCGCCGAGCGCGAACAGGTTCTGCGCGACCATGGCGTAACGATTGCTCAGGCTCCCAAAGATGTGCTCGATAAAATCGACGAGATCGGCAAGGAGATGGTTCAGGACTGGCTGAAAGAAGCCAATGCGGAGGAGAGAGCCGTCTATGAGCAGTACCAGGCTGCACTGAAGTAA
- a CDS encoding TRAP transporter large permease, protein MDQTILASIVLVVLTFGLLASGVWVSVTLLIVGMAVMELFTTAPMGSLIASTLWDSSWGWALTSLPLFVWMGEILFRTNLSSDMFRGLAPWLSRLPGGLLHVNVIGCGIMAAVAGSSAVTCATIGRMSVPELTRRGYPLNMTIGTLAGSGTLGLLIPPSIVMIVYGVTAEQSIGRLFIAGVLPGLVLILLFMGYTAIWSLLNKEKLPPPEPRISLLARINKSRSLIPVALLIGLVVGSIYGGIATPTEAAMFGVVGALILAAFSRTLTWASFMDSLMTAVRTSCMISFIIGCAACLSIAVAFVDIPRTLAAWVDAMQLSPYVLLAVLAVFMLILGCFLEGISIIVLTSSVMLPMVQSAGIDLIWFGIFIVILIEAAQITPPVGFNLFVLQSITGKNIITVTKAATPYFFVLMLLLVLITIFPSIVLVLPSFMSG, encoded by the coding sequence ATGGATCAGACCATTCTTGCCTCTATCGTTCTCGTCGTCCTGACGTTCGGATTGCTGGCTTCCGGAGTTTGGGTCTCGGTGACGCTCCTCATCGTCGGCATGGCCGTCATGGAGCTATTCACGACCGCGCCCATGGGGTCTCTCATTGCGTCGACCTTGTGGGATTCCAGCTGGGGGTGGGCGCTGACGTCGCTGCCGCTCTTCGTATGGATGGGAGAGATCCTGTTCCGGACGAACCTGTCGTCGGACATGTTTCGCGGGCTGGCGCCCTGGCTGTCGCGCCTGCCCGGCGGATTGCTGCACGTGAACGTCATCGGATGCGGCATCATGGCGGCCGTTGCGGGCTCGTCGGCCGTGACCTGCGCCACGATCGGCCGCATGAGCGTCCCTGAGCTCACCCGGCGCGGTTACCCGCTGAATATGACGATCGGGACCCTTGCGGGATCGGGAACCCTGGGCCTTCTGATTCCGCCCTCGATCGTCATGATCGTCTATGGAGTGACCGCCGAGCAGTCGATCGGTCGGCTCTTCATTGCAGGCGTTCTTCCAGGGCTCGTTCTGATCCTTTTGTTCATGGGCTACACGGCGATCTGGAGCCTGCTGAACAAGGAGAAGCTCCCGCCGCCGGAGCCGCGCATCAGCCTTCTTGCGCGGATCAACAAGTCCCGGAGCCTCATCCCCGTTGCGCTGCTGATCGGATTGGTCGTCGGCTCCATCTATGGGGGAATTGCGACGCCGACGGAGGCTGCGATGTTCGGGGTCGTCGGCGCCCTGATCCTTGCGGCCTTCAGCAGAACGCTGACCTGGGCGAGCTTCATGGACAGCCTGATGACGGCGGTCCGCACCTCGTGCATGATCTCGTTCATCATCGGATGCGCCGCCTGCCTCTCGATCGCCGTCGCGTTCGTCGATATTCCCCGAACGCTGGCAGCCTGGGTCGACGCGATGCAGCTCTCGCCCTATGTGCTTCTGGCGGTTCTGGCGGTCTTCATGCTGATCCTGGGATGCTTCCTCGAGGGCATTTCCATCATCGTGCTGACGTCGTCGGTCATGCTGCCCATGGTGCAGAGTGCCGGCATCGATCTGATCTGGTTCGGAATCTTCATCGTCATCCTGATCGAAGCGGCGCAGATCACCCCGCCTGTCGGATTCAACCTGTTCGTCCTGCAGAGCATCACGGGCAAGAACATCATCACCGTCACCAAGGCGGCGACGCCGTACTTCTTCGTCCTGATGCTCCTGCTCGTGCTGATCACGATCTTCCCGTCGATCGTCCTCGTTCTACCGAGCTTCATGAGCGGGTAG
- a CDS encoding diguanylate cyclase domain-containing protein — protein sequence MFVVPQRPSNEAERLKFLFSCGIFDTEKDERFDRITRLSAQFYDADAAFIGFVDDRYQWMKSVHGGGIAPWADRDQTICQIMIASGEPLVIGDLQSDPRLEGHPALPHLPFRFYAGVPLMTEDCITVASLCVLKHAPQPAEEFELSPLQDLGAIAMDELELWRRNQDLRQLAETDSLTGLANRRAFDAALERTWRRFQRTQRPLSLLLVDLDRFKLLNDCWGHQAGDEALRRCAPILSEAGSGSEDLAARYGGEEFALILPDTGGAQALETAERVRSLLTSARIPHPYGIDDLVTVSIGIATLGPESAGSPETLIAQADAALYQAKQQGRDRSVVYTAA from the coding sequence ATGTTTGTCGTGCCTCAGCGGCCCTCGAACGAAGCAGAGCGCCTCAAGTTTCTTTTCTCCTGCGGAATTTTCGACACGGAAAAGGACGAGCGCTTCGACCGAATCACCCGTCTGTCGGCGCAGTTCTATGATGCCGATGCCGCCTTTATCGGCTTCGTCGATGACAGGTACCAATGGATGAAGTCCGTTCACGGCGGCGGCATCGCGCCATGGGCCGACCGGGACCAGACGATTTGTCAGATTATGATCGCGTCGGGAGAGCCGCTCGTGATCGGCGACCTACAGTCGGACCCTCGTCTTGAGGGCCATCCGGCTCTTCCTCATCTGCCGTTCCGCTTCTATGCCGGCGTGCCCCTCATGACGGAGGATTGCATCACTGTCGCGTCGCTGTGCGTTCTCAAGCACGCTCCCCAGCCGGCAGAGGAATTTGAATTGTCGCCTCTTCAGGATCTTGGCGCGATCGCCATGGATGAACTGGAACTGTGGCGTCGCAACCAGGACCTGAGGCAGCTTGCGGAAACCGATAGTCTCACCGGCTTGGCCAATCGCCGCGCCTTCGACGCAGCTCTCGAGCGCACCTGGCGGCGGTTTCAGCGGACACAGCGCCCGCTGTCCCTCCTGCTGGTCGATCTCGACCGCTTCAAGCTCCTGAACGATTGTTGGGGGCACCAGGCCGGGGACGAGGCTCTCCGGCGCTGTGCTCCCATATTGTCGGAAGCGGGCAGCGGCTCCGAGGACCTGGCGGCCCGGTATGGGGGTGAAGAATTCGCGTTGATTCTTCCGGATACCGGTGGCGCCCAGGCCTTGGAGACGGCCGAGCGGGTGAGATCGTTGCTGACCTCGGCCCGGATCCCGCACCCTTACGGAATCGATGATCTCGTCACGGTCAGCATCGGCATCGCAACACTTGGCCCTGAAAGTGCCGGAAGCCCAGAGACGTTGATCGCTCAGGCCGATGCGGCTCTTTATCAGGCCAAGCAACAAGGCCGCGACCGCAGCGTCGTTTACACCGCCGCTTGA